A portion of the Kazachstania africana CBS 2517 chromosome 2, complete genome genome contains these proteins:
- the DSK2 gene encoding ubiquitin domain-containing protein DSK2 (similar to Saccharomyces cerevisiae DSK2 (YMR276W); ancestral locus Anc_8.837) — translation MSITIHIKSGQNKWDVNTNLSDSIATLKEEISKISEIPATNQRLIYSGKILKDDQTVESYKIEEGHSIHLVKSGGNVARNSAATNTTPTATSNENTNSAPSVPSNIASGQTGGFNPLNDLTSARYAGYLNMPSADMFGPDGGLNSGPSQDDMLRMLDNPVFQSQMNEMLSNPQMIDFMIQSNPQLQAMGPQARQMLQSPMFRQMLINPDMIRQSMQFARMMNGGNDPAATGNDPSAFPAPGEASASTNEQNTNASGESTTAGGATNNTNSTSAPAAANPFDALFNPAANPFGAMSSNTNGSQPQQPAFDPALLASMLGMPQSQQTPAQQDNRPPEERYEAQLRQLNDMGFFDFDRNVAALRRSGGSVQGALDALLNGDV, via the coding sequence ATGTCGATTACTATCCATATTAAATCTGGTCAAAATAAATGGGATGTCAATACTAATTTGTCTGATTCCATTGCAACTTTGAAGGAAGAGATTTCTAAAATATCAGAAATTCCTGCTACTAATCAACGCCTTATCTATTCAGGTAAGATCTTAAAGGATGATCAAACTGTAGAATCATATAAGATAGAAGAGGGCCATTCGATACATCTAGTTAAATCTGGTGGCAATGTTGCTAGGAACAGTGCTGCTACCAATACTACCCCGACAGCTACGTCTAATGAAAATACAAATTCTGCCCCTTCAGTCCCATCAAATATTGCATCTGGACAAACTGGAGGTTTCAATCCGTTGAATGACTTGACTAGCGCACGTTATGCCGGTTATTTGAATATGCCTTCTGCCGATATGTTTGGCCCAGATGGTGGATTAAATAGCGGACCAAGCCAGGATGATATGCTAAGAATGCTTGATAATCCGGTCTTCCAATCTCAAATGAATGAAATGTTAAGTAATCCTCAAATGATCGATTTTATGATTCAATCGAACCCACAATTACAAGCTATGGGTCCTCAAGCAAGACAAATGTTGCAAAGTCCTATGTTCAGACAAATGTTAATTAATCCAGATATGATTAGACAAAGCATGCAATTTGCTCGTATGATGAATGGTGGTAACGATCCTGCTGCTACTGGCAATGACCCATCTGCTTTCCCTGCTCCAGGTGAAGCTTCAGCAAGTACCAATGAACAAAACACTAATGCATCCGGTGAAAGTACTACTGCCGGCGGTGCTACAAATAATACCAATAGCACTAGTGCACCTGCTGCTGCCAATCCTTTTGATGCTCTATTCAATCCTGCTGCCAATCCATTTGGTGCAATGTCCTCTAATACCAATGGAAGTCAACCCCAACAGCCAGCATTCGACCCAGCATTACTTGCTTCTATGCTTGGAATGCCACAATCACAACAAACTCCTGCCCAGCAGGACAATAGGCCTCCTGAAGAACGCTACGAAGCACAATTGAGacaattgaatgatatgggattctttgattttgatagAAACGTCGCTGCATTAAGACGTAGCGGTGGTTCTGTTCAAGGGGCATTGGATGCCCTATTAAACGGTGATGTATAG
- the FCP1 gene encoding protein serine/threonine phosphatase (similar to Saccharomyces cerevisiae FCP1 (YMR277W); ancestral locus Anc_8.839), whose translation MTTPVLAPEGLPYPITIDELICPIGTYIEKGIRLFAYKFWYMVEIASSPDDNDPANTDTQASHPKKKIRESIEFFDAPFEGTLISWNIDVGDELSSASQVICEIKRPCNHDIVYGGLCTQCGKEVDESEQSQFGSNFTVSHTDTNLKISRKEALDIGEDFKKRLRNEKKLVLVVDLDQTVIHCGVDPTIGEWKSDPNNPNYDTLKDVQMFALEEEPVLPFMYMGPKPTPRKCWYYVKVRPGLKEFFKKVAPLFEMHIYTMATRAYALEITKIIDPTGELFGNRILSRDENGSLTSKSLERLFPTDQSMVIIIDDRGDVWNWSPNLIKVVPYSFFVGVGDINSNFLPKQQTTMLQLGRRSREKAKEADELLTDIMDTEKKLQEKIDEEVKRQEKNLSHQVVPTEESVSNETKEEWTKKLEHSASVEVQQQNRPLAALQEHLHNQRLLIDDDDELYFLKDTLAKVHNEYYSILENKSLDESGADIKLIMPKLKQSVFEGCHFVFSGLIPLHTDIRRADIVVWTSMFGAESSSEINEVTTHVITKTPGTFKARLAKSFNSDIKIVHPDWVFECLIRWTHVDEKPYTLIVEEPISDRELKKFREDLNNRKLTERNNEQNSGDITGTIVENFDNTVDLFATGTSWLNDEDEDEIPSSDEDDESSSDEEEIKENDSGTGLPKRRVSEDSAAEELLSHKKIHLQNDKEEDDEEEEDSESGLEDELMNVLDD comes from the coding sequence atgacCACACCTGTTCTGGCTCCTGAGGGGCTTCCATATCCAATAACAATAGACGAACTTATTTGTCCAATTGGGACCtacattgaaaaaggtATACGGCTATTTGCATATAAATTCTGGTATATGGTGGAAATTGCTAGCTCTCCAGATGATAACGACCCAGCTAACACAGATACACAAGCTTCCCATcctaagaaaaaaattaggGAATCTATCGAATTTTTCGATGCTCCTTTCGAAGGCACTCTGATAAGTTGGAATATTGATGTCGGTGATGAGTTAAGCTCAGCAAGCCAAGTAATTTGTGAAATTAAAAGGCCATGCAACCATGATATTGTCTATGGAGGACTCTGCACTCAATGTGGCAAGGAGGTTGATGAATCTGAACAATCGCAATTTGGTTCAAATTTCACGGTTTCGCACACTGATacaaatttaaagattAGTAGGAAAGAAGCCTTGGATATAGGtgaagatttcaagaagagattaagaaatgaaaaaaaattggtctTAGTAGTAGATTTGGATCAAACCGTCATCCATTGTGGTGTTGATCCTACCATTGGCGAATGGAAAAGCGATCCTAATAACCCAAATTATGACACTTTGAAAGATGTCCAAATGTTTGCCTTGGAAGAGGAACCGGTATTACCCTTTATGTACATGGGTCCAAAACCTACACCTAGAAAATGTTGGTACTATGTCAAAGTGAGGCCCGgtttgaaagaatttttcaaaaaagtggcaccattatttgaaatgcatatatataccaTGGCAACAAGAGCGTATGCTCTAGaaattaccaaaattattgatcCTACAGGTGAATTATTTGGTAATCGTATACTTTCCAGAGATGAAAATGGCTCATTAACTTCGAAGTCCTTGGAAAGACTGTTTCCCACAGACCAATCTATGGTAATTATTATAGACGATAGAGGTGACGTATGGAATTGGTCTCCCAACTTAATTAAAGTGGTGCCATATAGTTTTTTTGTTGGTGTAGGTGATatcaattcaaatttccTACCCAAGCAGCAAACTACGATGCTACAATTGGGAAGACGATCTAGAGAAAAAGCCAAAGAGGCTGATGAATTACTTACGGATATTATGGACACagagaagaaattacaagaaaaaattgatgaagaggTCAAAAGACAGGAGAAAAATTTAAGCCACCAGGTTGTGCCTACAGAGGAATCGGTATCAAATGAAACCAAGGAAGAATGGACAAAAAAACTTGAACACTCTGCATCTGTTGAGgtacaacaacaaaatagACCCCTTGCTGCATTACAAGAACACTTGCATAATCAAAGATTACTAATTGACGATGACGATGAGttatatttcttaaaagaTACCTTGGCAAAAGTTCACAATGAATATTACTCCATCTTAGAAAATAAGAGCCTTGATGAATCAGGAGCCGATATAAAACTGATAATGCCTAAATTAAAGCAAAGTGTTTTTGAAGGTTGCCACTTCGTATTTTCTGGTCTAATACCTCTACACACAGATATACGTAGAGCAGATATTGTCGTTTGGACCAGCATGTTCGGTGCAGAATCGTCATCTGAAATAAATGAAGTGACAACACATGTAATAACAAAAACTCCGGGAACGTTCAAAGCGAGACTAGCGAAGTCTTTCAATTCTGATATCAAGATTGTCCATCCAGACTGGGTGTTTGAATGTTTGATAAGATGGACTCATGTTGATGAAAAGCCATACACGTTAATAGTCGAAGAACCGATATCAGATAGGGAGCTGAAAAAGTTCAGAGAGGATTTGAATAATCGGAAACTGACCgaaagaaataatgaacaaaataGTGGAGATATAACTGGTACCATAGTAGAGAACTTTGATAATACAGTAGATTTATTTGCTACAGGTACCTCATGGCTGAACGACgaggatgaagatgaaattcCAAGTTccgatgaagatgatgaaagtaGCAGcgacgaagaagaaataaaagagaACGATTCAGGAACTGGTTTGCCCAAAAGAAGGGTCTCTGAAGACAGTGCCGCTGAAGAGTTATTGTCGCATAAGAAAATACACCTCCAAAatgacaaagaagaagatgatgaagaagaagaagatagcGAATCCGGTCTTGAAGATGAACTGATGAATGTTTTGGATGATTAG
- the PRM15 gene encoding phosphoribomutase PRM15 (similar to Saccharomyces cerevisiae YMR278W; ancestral locus Anc_8.840), which yields MSSQSNILSLIDEYVPERLKVSCDRWLRYDQNEETRSEILTIIGRKDWKELGNRLEGRIPFGTAGLRGRMEAGFTRMNSLVILQTSQGLAQYIMEKFPQNLSVVVGHDHRYHSKEFADITVATFLNAGFKVFYLNTENEFVHTPLVPYSVDKLRSACGVMITASHNPKDDNGYKVYYSNGCQIIPPHDKNIALTIEKNLTPWSKDWNWKDLFSTEERNGNLEFNGNKMFLAYVQDITRYVFTNGSPMLKTGKPWFVYTPMHGVGHKIFGQIAKQVLGLSENVDYFSVPEQIKPDPSFPTVSFPNPEEKGALDMAIQLAEREGLTLIIANDPDADRFSAAVKDKRSHEWRQLSGNEIGSLFAIFKLQEHKEKAASRKPLAMLNSTVSSQMLKKMAQVEGFHYEETLTGFKWIGNRALQLEQQGYDVCFGYEEAIGYMFPCMEHDKDGIIASVVFLHMYSKWLELEGLGPLDVLDLCFEKYGVFSEYNGYYTVEEPALIESVFSYIRDEYCPKARPYPEKLGREFFLTSFRDLTLGYQSDTIDFKPTLPVDASSQMITATLKPERTVGHEEIRFTIRGSGTEPKLKVYIESHAANKEAAANLAHLTWNVLRREWFRPEITGLKTSF from the coding sequence ATGAGCTCTCAATCTAATATATTAAGTTTAATCGACGAATATGTGCCCGAAAGGTTGAAAGTGAGCTGCGACAGATGGCTGAGGTATGACCAAAATGAAGAGACCCGCAGTGAGATACTGACAATTATAGGAAGAAAGGACTGGAAAGAGCTGGGAAATAGACTGGAAGGCAGAATCCCTTTTGGGACAGCTGGGTTAAGAGGTAGGATGGAAGCCGGATTCACTCGTATGAATTCTTTGGTGATTCTTCAAACTTCACAAGGTTTGGCTCAATATataatggaaaaatttccaCAGAATTTAAGCGTTGTAGTTGGGCATGATCACAGATATCACTCAAAAGAATTTGCTGATATTACAGTTGCCACTTTTCTTAATGCTGGATTTAAAGTCTTCTATTTGAATACGGAAAATGAGTTTGTTCATACGCCACTCGTCCCATATTCTGTAGACAAGCTAAGGTCCGCCTGTGGTGTCATGATAACTGCAAGTCACAATCCAAAAGATGACAATGGCTATAAAGTATATTATTCCAACGGATGCCAAATTATACCTCCTCACGATAAGAATATTGCATTAACAATTGAGAAAAACCTGACTCCTTGGAGCAAAGATTGGAACTGGAAGGATCTATTCAGTacagaagaaagaaatggtAATTTAGAATTTAATGGAAACAAAATGTTTCTTGCTTATGTACAAGATATCACACGATATGTTTTTACGAATGGTTCACCTATGCTGAAAACTGGAAAGCCATGGTTTGTGTATACTCCAATGCATGGAGTTGGccacaaaatatttggcCAAATAGCAAAGCAAGTTCTGGGTTTGTCAGAAAATGTTGATTATTTTTCTGTCCCAGAACAAATCAAACCGGACCCGTCCTTTCCTACAGTGAGCTTTCCAAATCCTGAAGAAAAAGGTGCATTAGATATGGCCATCCAACTAGCTGAAAGAGAAGGATTAACTTTGATTATTGCCAATGATCCAGATGCAGATAGGTTTTCAGCAGCAGTTAAGGATAAGAGGTCTCATGAATGGAGACAGCTGTCTGGAAACGAGATTGGATCTCTTTTTGCTATTTTCAAACTTCAAGAGCACAAAGAAAAAGCGGCCTCTAGAAAGCCTTTGGCAATGTTGAATTCGACAGTTTCATCCCAAatgctgaaaaaaatggcaCAAGTTGAAGGTTTTCACTATGAAGAAACCCTGACTGGCTTCAAGTGGATTGGAAACCGGGCATTACAGTTGGAGCAACAAGGCTACGACGTGTGCTTCGGCTATGAGGAAGCTATAGGTTACATGTTTCCGTGTATGGAACACGACAAAGATGGAATAATTGCATCTGTTGTATTTCTCCATATGTATTCAAAGTGGTTGGAACTAGAAGGACTAGGACCACTTGATGTGTTAGATCTgtgctttgaaaaatatggcGTGTTCTCTGAGTATAATGGTTATTATACAGTAGAAGAACCGGCTTTAATCGAGAGCGTATTCTCTTATATTAGAGATGAATATTGTCCTAAGGCTCGACCATATCCGGAAAAGCTTGGCAGAGAATTCTTCTTAACATCTTTCAGAGATCTTACACTCGGCTATCAGTCAGACACTATTGACTTTAAGCCAACGCTCCCGGTCGATGCATCATCTCAGATGATTACTGCCACCTTAAAGCCGGAACGTACCGTCGGTCATGAAGAGATAAGGTTCACCATTCGAGGCTCTGGCACAGAACCAAAACTAAAGGTTTATATAGAATCGCACGCAGCGAATAAAGAAGCTGCTGCTAATCTTGCGCACCTCACATGGAATGTTCTCAGGCGGGAGTGGTTTAGGCCCGAAATAACGGGTCTGAAGACTTCCTTttaa
- the ATR2 gene encoding Atr2p, whose translation MIEIISSDNSITSASGEQKQEKVNVAVKATINTLNYDSSTSVSEKTSAISVFEGTSPDAEKFSDNNTPWQNPSYFSSRWKEYLFILTCMLSNLLNQAGQTQATSTMNVIGSAFNADSSSKTWLMASFPLVSGSFILVSGRIGDIYGLKRTMIGGLIVMIIWSLICGFANYSSSVTFFIICRAFQGLGIAFVLPNVMGLVGNIYKVGSLRKNIVISCIGMCAPTGAAFGAFWAGLIATKAEKQWPWIFYAYAFAGILNLVLAIYSIPDTVPVNVHGFSMDWTGSVVGVIGLILFNFVWNEAPIVGWEKAYIIVLLIFSLLIIVVFFIYEIKFAKSPLLPQAVTHNHNIIMILSAMFMGWGSFGIWTFYYYAFLLNLRGYTPLEAGASHCMFILWGTIAAFTVAFTIKRVGPSVLLFCSMVAFTVGSIMLSITPVHQTYWKMTFGMQIILAFGMDLSFPASSIILSDALPMEYQGMAGSLVNTIVNYSTSLCLGMGTTAEIQVNKNGTDLLKGYRAALYVGIGLGVVGVIIAALFLFESLRQKRGRTAALTAKKDMS comes from the coding sequence ATGATTGAAATAATAAGTTCAGATAATAGCATTACTTCAGCATCGGGAGAACAGAAGCAAGAAAAAGTCAATGTTGCAGTAAAAGCAACGATTAACACTCTAAACTATGATAGTTCAACATCGGTCTCCGAAAAAACATCAGCGATATCGGTCTTTGAAGGTACTTCACCAGATgctgaaaagttttcagaCAACAATACACCATGGCAAAATCCATCGTATTTCAGTTCTCGGTGGAAAGAGTATCTATTTATCTTAACATGCATgctatcaaatttattgaaccAAGCTGGTCAAACACAAGCTACATCAACCATGAATGTGATAGGAAGTGCCTTTAACGCAGATTCCTCTAGCAAAACATGGCTAATGGCATCTTTTCCTCTTGTATCAGGATCCTTTATCCTGGTAAGTGGTAGAATAGGTGATATTTATGGCTTGAAAAGAACCATGATTGGAGGGCTTATAGTCATGATCATTTGGTCATTGATTTGTGGCTTTGCTAACTACTCAAGCAGTGttactttttttatcatttgtAGGGCATTTCAGGGTTTAGGAATTGCATTTGTGTTGCCGAATGTCATGGGATTAGTTGGGAATATATACAAGGTCGGGTCTCTTCGAAAGAATATTGTAATTAGTTGTATAGGCATGTGCGCCCCTACTGGCGCAGCATTTGGCGCCTTTTGGGCTGGTTTGATCGCAACGAAGGCTGAAAAGCAATGGCCATGGATATTTTATGCCTATGCATTTGCAGGCATTCTAAATTTGGTATTGgcaatatattcaattccGGATACTGTTCCTGTAAATGTACATGGATTTTCGATGGATTGGACAGGATCTGTTGTTGGGGTTATTGGTTTGATATTGTTCAACTTTGTATGGAATGAGGCGCCAATAGTTGGATGGGAAAAAGCTTACATTATTGtccttttaattttttcccTATTAATCATCGTGGTATTCTTCATCtatgaaatcaaattcgCTAAATCACCATTGCTTCCGCAGGCTGTCACACACAATCACAACATTATCATGATTCTATCAGCTATGTTCATGGGTTGGGGATCTTTTGGTATTTGGACATTTTATTACTATGCATTCTTATTGAATCTAAGAGGATACACACCATTAGAAGCAGGTGCTAGCCATTGTATGTTCATTCTATGGGGAACAATAGCAGCCTTTACTGTGGCTTTTACTATCAAAAGAGTAGGCCCTTCAGTATTACTATTTTGTTCGATGGTAGCATTTACTGTGGGGTCTATAATGCTAAGTATTACACCAGTTCATCAAAcatattggaaaatgacTTTCGGTATGCAAATCATTCTTGCATTTGGTATGGACCTTTCATTTCCGGCTTCTTCTATCATCCTTAGTGACGCATTGCCTATGGAGTATCAAGGCATGGCAGGGTCTTTAGTGAACACAATTGTAAACTATTCCACCTCTCTGTGTTTAGGAATGGGTACCACTGCAGAAATTCAAGTGAACAAAAATGGTACCGATCTTTTGAAGGGGTACAGGGCTGCACTTTATGTTGGAATAGGTTTGGGAGTTGTAGGCGTTATTATTGCTGCCTTATTTTTATTCGAATCTCTTCGGCAAAAACGTGGACGAACTGCAGCGCTAACTGCAAAAAAGGATATGAGCTAG